In Methanococcoides sp. AM1, one genomic interval encodes:
- a CDS encoding pyridoxal phosphate-dependent aminotransferase, with protein MSSKEFAQRVLNVDISGIRKMFEAAGSDAINLGLGQPDFDTPAHIRQAAIDAINEGFTGYTYGSGIVELREALSRKFERDNGFKVSPDGIIVTSGASEALEIALAALVNPGDEVMIADPGFVSYNALTGFMGGKVVGVPLGEDLTMRPEDVLERITPKTKAIIVNSPCNPTGGVLSKADMKAYADIADDHNVTLISDEVYEYFIYEGEHVSPAQFTDNVITINAVSKTYSMTGWRVGYTAANQEYTEQMLKVHQYVQACANSIAQKAALAAITGPQESVFEMRDEFKRRRDVLVKGVNELGMECETPKGAFYMFPKVDDSAEVAAKLISNGVVVVPGTAFGQNGDGYIRISYATSMEDINRALEIMKKVL; from the coding sequence ATGAGTTCCAAAGAATTTGCGCAAAGGGTTCTCAATGTAGATATCTCCGGCATCAGGAAGATGTTCGAAGCTGCCGGCTCAGACGCTATCAACCTTGGCCTTGGCCAGCCCGACTTTGACACACCTGCACATATACGGCAGGCAGCTATCGATGCTATTAATGAGGGCTTTACAGGATATACCTACGGATCAGGCATTGTAGAATTAAGAGAAGCATTGAGCCGCAAGTTCGAACGGGACAATGGATTCAAGGTCAGCCCGGACGGCATCATAGTAACATCAGGAGCATCCGAAGCACTCGAGATAGCTCTTGCAGCACTTGTCAACCCCGGTGACGAGGTCATGATCGCAGATCCCGGATTTGTATCATACAATGCACTAACGGGATTCATGGGAGGAAAAGTGGTCGGAGTTCCGCTCGGTGAAGACCTGACCATGAGACCGGAGGACGTCCTTGAGAGGATCACACCGAAAACAAAAGCAATTATCGTTAACTCACCATGCAATCCCACCGGCGGAGTACTTTCAAAGGCCGACATGAAGGCTTATGCCGATATTGCAGACGACCATAATGTAACTCTCATTTCTGACGAGGTATATGAGTACTTCATCTATGAAGGCGAACACGTCAGCCCTGCACAGTTCACTGATAATGTGATCACCATCAATGCAGTTTCCAAGACATACTCTATGACCGGATGGCGAGTAGGTTATACCGCTGCCAATCAGGAGTACACGGAACAGATGCTGAAAGTTCACCAGTATGTGCAGGCCTGTGCGAACTCAATTGCACAAAAGGCAGCACTTGCAGCTATCACCGGACCACAGGAGTCAGTATTTGAAATGCGTGATGAGTTTAAAAGACGCCGGGATGTCCTCGTTAAAGGCGTTAATGAGCTCGGAATGGAATGTGAAACCCCAAAAGGTGCATTTTACATGTTCCCAAAAGTGGATGACAGTGCAGAAGTTGCTGCAAAACTGATATCCAACGGTGTTGTAGTTGTACCGGGAACCGCCTTTGGACAGAACGGTGACGGATATATAAGGATCTCTTATGCCACATCCATGGAGGATATCAACAGGGCACTTGAGATAATGAAAAAAGTGCTTTGA
- the hxlB gene encoding 6-phospho-3-hexuloisomerase: MKDIISSTKCEHLISSIELMAHHLESVAESIDIEDIRQMITHIMEADSIFVMGAGRSGLVGKAFAMRLMHLGLRSYVVGESTTPAVRKGDAVIAISGSGETRSISDLGRITKDIGATLITVTSNKDSTLGNLSDNTMEIKGRTKDDVGGYLERHMRGEYSHLTPLGTSFEISSLVFLDALVAELISITGASEDDLKSRHAKLE, translated from the coding sequence ATGAAAGATATAATATCTTCAACAAAGTGCGAACATTTGATCTCATCCATTGAGCTTATGGCACATCATCTCGAAAGTGTAGCCGAAAGCATTGACATAGAAGACATCAGACAGATGATAACGCACATAATGGAAGCAGACAGCATCTTTGTCATGGGTGCAGGTCGTTCCGGTCTCGTAGGAAAAGCATTTGCAATGCGCCTGATGCACCTTGGCCTTCGATCCTATGTGGTCGGAGAATCAACTACCCCTGCAGTCCGTAAAGGAGATGCAGTAATTGCAATATCAGGATCAGGAGAAACGAGATCGATCTCAGACCTTGGCAGGATCACAAAAGATATCGGTGCAACACTTATCACAGTAACATCGAACAAGGACTCAACACTTGGCAATCTTTCTGACAACACTATGGAGATCAAAGGAAGAACAAAGGACGATGTCGGGGGCTACCTCGAAAGGCATATGCGTGGAGAATATTCACACCTGACGCCTCTTGGAACATCCTTTGAAATATCATCACTTGTTTTCCTGGATGCACTGGTGGCAGAACTAATTTCCATCACCGGAGCTTCCGAGGACGATCTGAAATCACGTCACGCCAAGCTTGAGTGA
- a CDS encoding DUF2073 domain-containing protein produces the protein MQGIQMDLVSEDRLAKMPPVEKIRFIIDEVKSGKILVLEKGLTPEEEATLIEMTMTQIQPDDFAGIEMESYPSQIDGSLIGKLFKKNVVRTRLTVIGPANKLKTLKKDRDMISALVSNK, from the coding sequence ATGCAGGGTATTCAAATGGATCTGGTCTCAGAGGACAGGCTTGCAAAGATGCCGCCTGTTGAGAAGATCAGATTTATTATAGATGAGGTCAAGAGTGGAAAGATCCTTGTTCTTGAGAAAGGACTTACCCCTGAGGAGGAGGCAACTCTTATCGAAATGACCATGACACAGATCCAGCCGGATGATTTTGCAGGTATTGAAATGGAGAGCTACCCTTCACAGATAGATGGGTCATTGATAGGAAAGCTGTTCAAGAAGAACGTAGTACGCACCCGGCTTACTGTAATCGGTCCTGCAAATAAGTTAAAAACGCTGAAAAAAGATCGCGACATGATAAGTGCACTTGTGTCAAACAAATAA
- a CDS encoding Era-like GTP-binding protein encodes MGVIRSFRKNFSSFFKKLFNKKNARIGIYGPPNAGKTTLANRIVRDWTGDAMGSVSHIAHETRRARRREGVTIQSNGGSISLDIIDTPGLATKIDFHEFMEQGMNEAESKRRAKEATEGVIEAVKWLENLDGVILVMDATEDPYTQVNVTVIGNMEARSLPLLIVANKVDLPESSPSTIREAFPQHPMVAISALEGKNIETFYDEIAKRFG; translated from the coding sequence ATGGGCGTAATAAGATCTTTTAGGAAAAATTTTTCAAGCTTCTTCAAAAAGTTGTTTAACAAAAAGAATGCAAGGATAGGAATATATGGTCCACCCAATGCTGGAAAGACAACTCTTGCAAACAGGATAGTCAGGGACTGGACCGGTGACGCAATGGGTTCTGTTTCACACATTGCTCACGAAACACGTCGTGCAAGGCGTCGAGAAGGTGTGACCATACAGTCCAACGGCGGATCCATCAGCCTGGATATCATTGATACCCCCGGTCTTGCTACTAAGATCGATTTCCATGAGTTCATGGAACAGGGTATGAACGAAGCAGAATCCAAGAGAAGAGCAAAGGAAGCTACCGAAGGTGTTATTGAAGCTGTTAAATGGCTGGAGAACCTTGACGGAGTCATCCTTGTGATGGATGCTACAGAGGACCCTTACACCCAGGTCAACGTAACTGTCATAGGCAACATGGAGGCACGGAGCCTGCCTCTGCTGATCGTTGCGAACAAGGTAGACCTGCCGGAGTCATCCCCTTCCACAATAAGGGAAGCATTCCCACAGCACCCAATGGTAGCAATATCCGCCCTTGAAGGAAAGAACATAGAAACTTTCTATGACGAGATCGCTAAGAGGTTCGGGTGA
- a CDS encoding PhoU domain-containing protein → MIFIETRKIQQTGGSTYIVSLPKKWAERVGITTGSQVTLQPQQDGTLNIAAEGSSRNPKKKKIIDVNACFGDELVRLLIAAYLSGPDRIEIRANRIQADQKKIIRNICYKLIGPEIIEETANSVLIQDLLNPSEVSIKKSVRRMFLISNSMLKDAMQALKNQDRDLALDVIERDDEVDRLFLLISKQFRTVLRGSRLPDTSETTIDEYHDLRLSASSLERIADHALKIAKIAATLEIPIPEETMTLIESSSTTSRDMVEDAIDALYNQNTDLANQVISKVDGTKARINELNASLLDLESPEAIVALGTVADSIDRIGEYGANIAEFAINLSMAIVQNK, encoded by the coding sequence GTGATTTTTATCGAAACCAGGAAGATACAGCAAACCGGCGGTTCTACATATATTGTATCCCTGCCAAAGAAGTGGGCTGAGCGTGTCGGAATTACAACCGGCTCACAGGTAACGCTCCAACCACAGCAAGACGGAACCCTCAACATTGCAGCCGAAGGAAGTTCCAGGAACCCTAAAAAAAAGAAAATAATTGATGTTAACGCATGTTTTGGAGATGAACTTGTAAGACTTCTGATAGCGGCCTATCTATCTGGTCCTGACAGGATAGAGATCCGGGCCAACCGGATACAGGCTGATCAGAAGAAGATCATAAGGAATATCTGTTACAAGCTCATTGGACCGGAGATCATCGAAGAGACCGCAAACTCTGTGCTGATCCAGGACCTTTTGAACCCCAGCGAGGTTTCAATTAAGAAGAGTGTCAGAAGAATGTTCCTGATCTCAAATTCAATGTTAAAGGATGCAATGCAGGCACTGAAAAATCAGGACCGTGACCTTGCGCTTGATGTTATCGAACGTGATGATGAAGTGGACAGGCTTTTCCTGCTTATTTCAAAACAATTCAGGACAGTACTTAGGGGAAGTCGCCTTCCTGACACATCAGAAACCACAATTGATGAGTACCACGACCTCCGCCTTTCTGCAAGTTCACTGGAACGTATCGCAGACCATGCACTTAAGATCGCAAAGATAGCAGCAACCCTTGAAATCCCGATCCCGGAAGAGACCATGACACTCATCGAAAGCTCCAGCACTACTTCGAGAGATATGGTGGAAGATGCCATAGATGCATTATACAACCAGAACACTGATCTTGCCAACCAGGTGATCTCAAAGGTAGATGGTACGAAAGCAAGGATCAATGAACTAAATGCATCACTTCTTGATCTTGAGTCTCCTGAAGCTATTGTGGCCCTGGGGACAGTGGCAGACAGTATCGACAGAATAGGAGAGTACGGAGCAAATATTGCAGAATTTGCGATCAATCTGTCAATGGCAATTGTACAGAACAAATAA
- a CDS encoding protein-L-isoaspartate O-methyltransferase: MEFEERRKILIDSLKVNRISDRVLDAMMRVPRHFFVPEELQDSAYIDLPLPIGHNQTISAPHMVAIMCELLEISKGMKILEVGSGSGYNAAVMAELVGDEGHIYTVERIPDLAYFAEKNLEKAGYRNVTVLQDDGSCGLTEHAPYERISVTSAAPDVPRPLIEQLAAEGIMVIPVGNDEQQLVVVRKDSEGNVSYKGWGAVIFVPLIGKYGY; this comes from the coding sequence ATGGAGTTCGAAGAGAGAAGAAAGATACTGATCGATTCACTGAAAGTAAACAGGATAAGTGACAGAGTACTTGACGCGATGATGCGCGTCCCAAGGCATTTTTTTGTACCAGAGGAACTGCAGGACTCCGCATACATAGACCTGCCGCTTCCGATCGGACATAACCAGACCATCTCGGCACCGCACATGGTCGCGATCATGTGTGAACTGCTGGAGATTTCCAAGGGAATGAAGATCCTGGAAGTTGGAAGTGGTTCGGGCTACAATGCTGCTGTAATGGCAGAACTTGTCGGGGATGAAGGTCACATCTATACAGTAGAACGCATACCCGACCTGGCCTATTTTGCAGAGAAGAACCTCGAAAAAGCAGGATACAGAAATGTCACCGTCCTTCAGGATGATGGTTCCTGTGGTCTGACCGAACATGCACCATATGAACGGATCAGTGTGACCTCTGCAGCACCGGACGTTCCACGACCACTTATTGAGCAACTGGCAGCTGAAGGCATAATGGTAATCCCTGTTGGCAACGATGAGCAGCAGCTTGTCGTCGTAAGAAAGGACAGTGAAGGCAATGTCAGCTACAAGGGTTGGGGAGCTGTTATTTTTGTACCACTTATTGGGAAGTATGGGTATTGA
- a CDS encoding HVO_0476 family zinc finger protein, with amino-acid sequence MTEEVIVVCPMCSPKDAVGHDVLRPGQNPVVQCHECGAVHPATIEEKKPVKVKVIVSKDDVSFTLHTNIDAGEMIYVDDELVVDDEDADEVYPIIVTALESGGRRLDREEIENIDVIWGRATDEVTTKISIKVRNGSTSVEKRVSGEFEFIVGQNYNAERKDFHITKIKIRDGGFQSRKGDRVPAKYIKRIFATEAHKRGWGEAKTSWSSKREERY; translated from the coding sequence ATGACAGAGGAAGTAATAGTAGTTTGCCCAATGTGTTCACCAAAGGATGCAGTGGGACATGATGTTTTAAGACCAGGGCAGAACCCTGTAGTCCAATGCCACGAATGCGGAGCAGTGCATCCCGCTACCATCGAAGAAAAAAAGCCCGTTAAAGTTAAGGTTATCGTCAGCAAGGATGACGTTTCATTCACACTTCACACAAATATCGACGCCGGTGAAATGATCTATGTCGATGATGAACTTGTGGTAGACGATGAAGATGCAGATGAAGTATACCCGATCATCGTCACTGCGCTCGAATCAGGCGGCCGCCGGTTGGACCGCGAGGAGATCGAGAATATCGATGTAATATGGGGACGTGCCACCGATGAAGTGACCACAAAGATCTCAATAAAGGTCCGCAACGGATCCACTTCTGTGGAAAAACGAGTGTCTGGAGAATTCGAGTTCATTGTAGGCCAGAACTACAATGCTGAAAGGAAGGATTTCCACATAACCAAGATCAAGATAAGGGATGGAGGATTCCAGTCCCGTAAAGGGGATCGAGTTCCTGCTAAGTATATCAAGCGTATCTTTGCTACCGAAGCACATAAAAGAGGATGGGGAGAGGCAAAGACTTCATGGAGTTCGAAGAGAGAAGAAAGATACTGA
- the speB gene encoding agmatinase, which translates to MFYQPGMMDALADYESARYVIFGVPFDRTSSFRAGSRWAPDAMRSTSANFESYNSFFDIDLAELPIHDAGNFEAGVLIDDVLSELYLDVIGITDERKIPIMMGGEHSLTLPCVKACAKNAEDNFGVVVLDAHFDLRDEFEGVKYNHACVSRHILDEVTDNYVTIGVRSGPKEEWDFAKDNDICYYTPEDVTKKGPEVLVREIKEYLDCESIYLSLDMDVLDPAYAPALGTPEPFGLSSVEVRDIVRGLAPLSTGFDLVEIAPEYDSGQTAILGTKLIREFIAAHAASMS; encoded by the coding sequence ATGTTCTACCAGCCTGGCATGATGGATGCGCTGGCGGATTACGAATCTGCCAGATACGTCATTTTTGGAGTACCATTTGATCGTACATCCTCATTCCGTGCTGGGAGCAGATGGGCTCCGGATGCTATGCGGAGTACCTCTGCAAACTTTGAAAGTTATAACTCTTTTTTTGATATTGATCTTGCCGAACTTCCTATACACGATGCAGGAAACTTCGAGGCAGGAGTTCTTATTGATGATGTGCTTAGTGAGCTCTATCTGGATGTCATCGGAATTACTGATGAAAGAAAGATACCCATTATGATGGGGGGAGAACACTCACTTACCCTGCCATGTGTCAAAGCCTGTGCGAAAAACGCAGAGGACAACTTTGGTGTTGTCGTACTGGATGCACATTTTGATCTTCGCGACGAATTTGAAGGTGTGAAATACAATCATGCCTGCGTGTCAAGACATATACTTGACGAGGTCACTGATAATTACGTGACCATAGGAGTACGAAGCGGCCCAAAGGAAGAATGGGATTTCGCAAAAGATAACGACATCTGTTATTATACACCTGAGGACGTTACCAAAAAAGGACCGGAAGTACTTGTCCGGGAAATAAAGGAATACCTTGACTGCGAAAGCATATACCTGTCACTGGACATGGATGTCCTTGATCCGGCATATGCACCTGCACTGGGAACACCGGAACCATTCGGCCTTAGCTCTGTGGAAGTACGGGACATCGTAAGAGGATTGGCTCCCCTGTCCACAGGTTTCGATCTGGTGGAGATCGCACCGGAATATGACAGCGGTCAAACTGCTATCCTTGGTACAAAACTTATCCGCGAATTCATTGCTGCACACGCTGCTTCAATGAGCTGA
- a CDS encoding translation initiation factor IF-5A: MKQQVEVKELKEGKYVLVDDEPCVIKGITKSKPGKHGSAKARIEAIGIFDGQKRSIISSVSAKTYVPIVERKTAQVLSISGDVAQLMDMEDYSTFELSIPEQFKDRIVEGGDITYLTSMGKMKIDLR, encoded by the coding sequence ATGAAACAGCAGGTAGAGGTTAAAGAACTTAAAGAAGGTAAGTACGTACTTGTAGATGATGAGCCATGTGTAATCAAAGGCATCACAAAATCAAAACCAGGTAAGCATGGTTCTGCAAAGGCAAGGATCGAAGCAATTGGTATCTTCGATGGCCAGAAGCGTTCCATTATAAGCTCAGTTTCCGCTAAGACATACGTTCCAATCGTAGAACGTAAGACAGCACAGGTATTATCCATTTCAGGAGATGTTGCTCAACTCATGGATATGGAAGATTACTCCACATTCGAACTTTCGATCCCTGAACAGTTCAAGGACAGGATCGTTGAAGGCGGAGATATCACATACCTTACATCTATGGGCAAAATGAAGATCGACCTTAGATAA
- a CDS encoding matrixin family metalloprotease has protein sequence MNTRKAIITILLLIALVIPGSTLLGEKEYPKFLEEPWDHSPITVYIDEQNIPTHYSPSYQPTVIRALQYWESGGNGKLSYTPVFELTNTSDADIYIMWVENMEEVTGAEEGVAGFCRPMIANGRYIHADIVLEVGDYKGFSWQQYGDANMEQLVTHELGHALGLGHSNDIRDIMYPTYEQRENLNPLLVETTYPLIVIAILIAIGISGYLGVGWLRYRNRRKRLENELLKEMK, from the coding sequence ATGAACACCAGAAAAGCAATTATCACGATACTGCTCTTAATTGCACTTGTAATTCCAGGATCAACCCTGCTAGGTGAAAAGGAATATCCTAAATTCTTAGAGGAACCATGGGATCATTCACCAATTACAGTATATATAGATGAGCAGAACATACCAACCCATTACAGCCCCTCATATCAGCCCACAGTGATCAGGGCGCTCCAATATTGGGAAAGCGGTGGAAACGGGAAGCTTAGTTATACACCTGTTTTTGAACTTACCAATACTTCTGATGCAGACATCTACATAATGTGGGTGGAGAACATGGAAGAAGTTACCGGTGCAGAAGAAGGAGTTGCCGGTTTTTGCAGACCCATGATCGCTAATGGCCGATACATACACGCAGACATTGTCCTGGAGGTAGGGGATTACAAAGGTTTTTCCTGGCAACAATACGGTGATGCCAATATGGAGCAACTTGTTACCCATGAACTTGGTCATGCCCTGGGACTTGGACATAGCAATGACATACGAGATATAATGTATCCCACTTATGAGCAAAGGGAGAATCTCAACCCGCTTCTTGTCGAAACAACCTATCCACTCATAGTCATAGCCATATTGATAGCCATTGGGATCTCAGGATATCTTGGAGTAGGATGGTTACGATATCGCAATAGAAGGAAGAGACTTGAGAACGAACTTCTCAAAGAGATGAAGTGA
- a CDS encoding response regulator has translation MQNHALQKILVVDDNQRILELMEAYLDPDYEVLTAYNGKEGLDITKKEDIDLVLIDVMMPDIEGYEVCNILKNDPRTQLIPIIIVSALSNRKDRIKGFEAGADEFLTKPVDQLELKTRIRSLLKIKELNEKNESERNLARNYLDIAGVMLTVFDTNRKIQLLNKKGCEIIGCDDGSLIGEDFCETLVPERYREEGRRQFHQFIEGNTRDMESFEAPILRLDGKEKDIQWHNSPLRNREGEIIGALCSGEDITERKRAEEALIKAEEIHEKEIHHRIKNNLQIISSLLDLESSKFEDPAIVDAFEKSRDRVHSIAIANEKLYRSKEMGKINFCNYVQDVVNYLSHMNEHQTEFIDINIESEDIFMSFDTATHLGLILNEIIINSFKYAFPDGRGTISISSQQFDDQFTLVVEDDGIGLPVKDILEIDTLGLKIVNELVEQIHGEIHIDGSSGTKYTINFQNLQPPKKDISF, from the coding sequence TTGCAGAACCATGCTTTACAAAAAATACTGGTTGTAGATGACAATCAGAGGATCTTAGAACTGATGGAGGCCTACCTGGATCCTGACTATGAGGTACTGACTGCTTACAATGGAAAAGAGGGCCTTGATATCACTAAAAAAGAAGATATCGACCTTGTTCTGATAGACGTAATGATGCCTGATATAGAAGGATACGAAGTTTGCAACATATTGAAAAATGATCCACGTACCCAATTAATACCTATAATAATAGTATCCGCCCTTTCAAACAGGAAAGACCGCATAAAAGGGTTTGAAGCCGGTGCTGATGAGTTCCTGACAAAACCCGTCGATCAGCTGGAGCTTAAAACAAGGATCCGATCACTTCTTAAGATCAAGGAGCTTAACGAGAAGAACGAATCTGAACGCAACCTTGCACGCAATTACCTGGACATTGCCGGAGTTATGCTCACTGTTTTCGATACTAACCGAAAGATACAGCTCTTAAACAAAAAAGGATGCGAGATCATCGGTTGTGACGATGGCTCTTTGATCGGAGAGGACTTTTGCGAAACACTGGTGCCCGAAAGATACAGAGAAGAGGGAAGACGACAATTCCACCAGTTCATCGAGGGAAACACAAGAGATATGGAAAGCTTCGAAGCCCCGATACTGAGATTAGATGGTAAGGAGAAAGACATACAGTGGCACAACTCACCCCTACGTAACAGAGAGGGAGAGATCATCGGCGCCTTATGCTCAGGCGAAGATATAACGGAAAGGAAAAGAGCTGAAGAGGCCCTTATCAAAGCAGAGGAGATCCATGAGAAAGAAATACATCATCGGATCAAGAACAATCTACAGATAATTTCCAGCCTTCTTGACCTTGAATCATCCAAGTTCGAGGACCCGGCGATCGTTGACGCATTCGAGAAAAGCAGGGACAGAGTCCATTCAATAGCAATTGCCAATGAGAAACTTTACCGTTCAAAAGAGATGGGGAAGATCAATTTTTGTAATTATGTACAGGATGTAGTAAACTACCTGTCCCACATGAACGAACATCAGACCGAGTTCATAGATATAAATATCGAATCTGAGGATATTTTCATGAGCTTTGATACCGCAACGCACCTGGGGTTGATATTAAATGAGATCATCATAAACAGTTTCAAATATGCTTTCCCGGATGGAAGGGGAACCATCTCCATTAGTTCCCAGCAATTTGATGATCAGTTCACTCTTGTGGTAGAAGATGACGGGATTGGACTTCCTGTGAAGGACATATTAGAAATAGATACACTTGGCCTGAAAATAGTAAATGAACTTGTGGAACAGATCCATGGTGAGATCCATATTGATGGAAGTTCAGGTACAAAGTATACAATTAACTTCCAGAATTTGCAACCTCCCAAAAAGGACATATCCTTTTAA
- a CDS encoding thermonuclease family protein, giving the protein MRNIIVILFFLCSVLSLSGCVGPDEPAPELTVTFANVTEVIDGDTFVISTGEKVRLIGVDTPERGEPYYEEAKQYMVDNLPGRTVRLEADVSDTDRYGRLLRYVWIDGSMVNNDLVLSGLAVSKTYEPDTYYQDQLDGSESYAREMGVGLWSGDSSQQVTKTIISYLDAGRYVGQVVTVEGTVVRTAKHDGNGIVYLNFHDPYDGYFTVVIWSDDWDRFPQSPELYYDGKHVLVTGKVIEYKGSPEIIVEDHTEIVIVSD; this is encoded by the coding sequence ATGCGTAATATCATTGTTATTCTGTTCTTTCTATGTTCTGTCCTTTCACTATCGGGATGCGTTGGGCCGGATGAACCCGCTCCGGAGCTAACCGTTACTTTTGCAAATGTGACGGAGGTAATCGATGGGGATACATTTGTCATATCCACTGGTGAAAAGGTCCGTCTTATCGGAGTGGACACTCCTGAACGGGGGGAACCATATTATGAAGAAGCAAAGCAGTATATGGTCGATAATCTTCCTGGTAGAACGGTCAGACTTGAAGCAGATGTAAGCGATACGGATCGATATGGACGTCTGTTAAGATATGTCTGGATTGATGGTAGTATGGTGAACAATGATCTGGTACTTTCGGGACTGGCGGTTTCAAAAACATATGAACCGGATACATACTACCAGGATCAATTGGATGGGTCTGAATCCTATGCAAGGGAAATGGGCGTGGGGCTATGGTCCGGGGATTCCTCCCAGCAAGTAACAAAGACCATTATTTCGTATCTTGATGCAGGAAGATATGTGGGGCAGGTAGTAACGGTTGAGGGCACTGTGGTCCGCACGGCAAAACACGATGGGAATGGTATTGTTTACCTCAATTTCCATGATCCTTATGATGGATATTTTACTGTAGTGATCTGGTCGGACGATTGGGACAGATTCCCTCAGAGTCCTGAGCTTTACTATGATGGTAAGCATGTGCTGGTGACCGGGAAGGTAATTGAGTACAAAGGCAGTCCTGAGATAATTGTTGAGGATCATACTGAAATTGTGATCGTAAGTGATTGA
- a CDS encoding HAD family hydrolase: MQKSIAVVFDSAGTLLHMYRVAKDIGSGEMITGVESTALVAQRKGRALIVLHTEPAVILSVDRNMRVIDFIDDHGITIDISCASIPFSLDEAYDIIKDSNIKVGDILQVVDVVKAHCPKIFYVAAGIIVDSNDHSVPYVLSTGGRMFHDTKDTVDQLRARGADVYIASGDSRRNLRQLAECIDVPMGRVYDIATTREKARIILDLKEKYDRVLMVGDGLNDILALRAADIGVVTLQQGDERPEKLERSADIVIRDIREVLDIVDSL; this comes from the coding sequence ATGCAAAAAAGCATAGCTGTAGTTTTTGATAGTGCAGGCACCCTGTTACACATGTATCGTGTGGCCAAGGATATTGGCAGCGGCGAAATGATCACTGGTGTGGAAAGTACCGCTCTTGTAGCTCAGCGCAAAGGTCGTGCACTGATAGTGCTTCACACTGAGCCGGCTGTGATCCTTAGTGTTGACCGCAATATGCGGGTCATTGATTTCATTGATGATCATGGTATAACTATCGATATCAGTTGTGCAAGTATTCCTTTTTCTTTGGACGAAGCTTATGACATAATCAAGGATAGCAATATTAAGGTGGGGGATATCCTTCAGGTGGTCGATGTGGTGAAGGCGCATTGTCCAAAAATATTCTATGTGGCAGCAGGCATTATCGTTGATAGCAACGATCACTCTGTTCCATATGTACTAAGTACAGGAGGTCGCATGTTCCATGATACTAAGGATACTGTCGATCAATTGAGAGCACGGGGGGCGGATGTCTATATTGCATCAGGTGACAGCCGACGAAATCTCAGGCAGCTTGCGGAATGCATCGATGTACCGATGGGGCGGGTTTATGATATTGCCACTACCCGCGAAAAGGCACGTATAATCCTTGACCTGAAAGAGAAATATGACCGGGTTTTGATGGTTGGTGATGGTCTTAATGATATTCTTGCCTTAAGGGCTGCGGATATTGGTGTTGTAACCCTTCAACAGGGGGATGAACGCCCTGAAAAACTGGAGAGGTCTGCAGATATAGTGATCAGGGATATCAGGGAAGTTCTGGACATAGTTGATTCTCTTTAA